A segment of the Panacibacter ginsenosidivorans genome:
TACCAACTCATCAGAATTTCTTCTCCAAAAAATCCGGATAGTTTATTGTAAGTTTTAGTAGCTGCATTCGTCTTTTAATTTCTAAAACAAAATATATGAAAATATCATTAGTGTTAGCAGGGGCATTATTAATGTGCAGCGGTTTGAAGGCTCAAAAATCACCTGTTTTTATTGAAGGCAAAACTGCTATCAATGGTTATGACGCAGTTGCTTATTTTTCAGAGCACATGCCCGTGAAAGGAGATAAAAAATTTTCTTATGAATGGAATGGTGCAGACTGGTATTTTAGTAAACAGTCAAATCTTGACAGTTTTAAAATAAGCCCGCAGAAGTATGCACCGCAGTTTGGAGGTTATTGTGCGTATGGAATGGCTCAAGGTCATAAAGCGCCTACTGACCCAATGGCATGGGCTATTGTAAACAATAAATTATATCTTAATTATAATAAAGATGTGCAGGGCTTATGGAAACAAAAGCAGGATGAATACATTCAAACTGCTGAGAAGAATTGGCCTAAACTTAAAGATAAGGAGTAAAATTCGCAGTTGTATTTGCAGCATATTTATCGGTAGTACAAGAGTGCGACGCATCAATGCAAAATCTGTGAAATGTTGGGGGCTTCATAAGCATTTAATCAAATAAAAAAGCCTGTTTTATTTATGAAAATAAAACAGGCTTTTATAAACTGATTAACTATTCAATTATTATTTTCTGGGTATAATGATTGTTTTGATTTTGGAGCTGCAATATATAAGTTCCTGTTTTGATTTGAGAAGACAATGTGATACCCTGTGAAGATGATCCTCCGGCATGTACAATATTACCGGCGTAGATACGCTGACCTGCAGTATTATACAATATAAGGATGTAGATTCCTGCAGGAATATTATTCAACTGCAGATTGATGCTCTTATTTTGGACAGGATTAGGTATTACTGATATAAATATTTTTCCGACTCCAATTACCAGAGATACAATTGACGTATAATGCACCGTACCATCTTTATCAACTGATTTGATACGATAAAAATTTTTACCTGCAGATGGGTTTTTATCAATTGCTTTATAATTGTTTTGCTGATTGCCATTATTGAATGCAATAGCTTTTGAAACAGTTTCAAAATGAATACCATCATTTGAATGTTCCGCTTCATAATGATCTACATTTAATTCGTTTAGTGCTGACCAATTAATTGCGATATTGTTTCCCTGCTGGTAAGCTTTCAAATTAGTTAATGTAACAGGAAGAATTATGGTGCCGAAATTTCCAGCACTAAATTTATAATATCCAGGAACAAACGATCCTATACCCGTATTTAACTGGTAATCTGCGTAGCCCTCTGTTTCGTCCAATGACCCTACATCTCTTGGTGTTGATCTATGAGAAAGATAATTACCAGGTGAAGAATAATCTTTCCTGCCCACATATACTGATCCCGAAATAAAGCCGTATTCTATTTCATCCTGATTTACTCCAAAAAGGCTTGTAGACCAATTATATTTTGTAAAATAGAGCCTTATACCGCTCTCTGCAACATTTGCCTGGTTAGATGCATGCACATACCATATGCGGTTTACCCTGGGCTGCGGTGTATATAAAATATCTCCTTTACCAACAATGACTGTAATATCAGTGCCTGTTAGGTTCCCGGGATTAATACCAATTCTGTTTGGGCGTGATAAATCAGGACCGACTGGGAAAGTAACTAAGGATGATCCCTTAACATTATTTATCCTGAATCCAGCATCTCCTGTAAATGGAGAAGTAGCAAACGGATCAACACCTGTTACTGTAAGTGCATTACCGCTCTGATCGCATGTAGCAATAAAACTGTTTGCATAATTTGTACCTGTTGGGCTTACCAATTTTCCGCCACTATTATTCCATGTCAGCAGATTATTCCCAGTAACGATTATGCCTAATGTAAGTGTTAGACTATCAGATATCGTAAGAGGAGTTCCTATAGCTATGCGGCTTGTAGGGCTGCTTTGAGGGAAAGTGGTTGTAAGACCCATAATAAAATCCTTGACTGTATTTGCCCCCGATGTGAAATTTAATACTCCTGCAGTACCGCTTGTGCTTTTGGCAATTGTAATTTTTGTAAGTGTGCTGCTTGCAGTAAATGTTCCTGTACCGCTTATATGACCACTAACATAAAGATTACCATTAGCCAGATTGATTGGAATTGAAGAATTATTAATAACTGTGCCACTTATAACAAAAGTTGCGTCATTTTCATTTGTTACAGGCTTTCCAATATTTATAATAGGCGAGCCACTGATAGTTGCTGTCCCACTTATCTCAAAATCAGTGGTAGGAGTAGTATGCTCAATATCAATAGTAATTGTACCATCAATTACTGCATTAGTCCCAGTAATTTGAAAAAGCCCGCAATTAGCAATGGCACCACCGGTAATGCTTTGATGAACTATAGTACCACCTCCCCCAAGGCCATCGCGGAAATATTTGAAACCATTCCTTACGAATTTGACAGTATAGCCTGTCGCAACTTCAAATTTGGAGTTGAAAAGAATACTATTGGTCCCACTACTACCTACTTGATCTAAATTTGCAGAAACTCTAAAAATTGCTCCTACGCTGGAGCTTGGCATATATGTCATAATACCCGATGTTCCAGTTTCAAAAAGCTGAGTAGTATTCCATTGAAACACCGATGCTGACCGAAAAGTAATCTGGCTATTACGGGCAAAATCGTCACTCTCACCATTAATATTATCATCCACCCTTACTAATCCATTTACCTGGGATTTTGTAGGGCTGGTTATAGCTGGTTGTGTGCCTTTTAAAACATAAGTGCCATTTATAATGAAATCATTGGTATTTGTGCCGTCATCACTAATACCTAAAGAAATACCATTGGTGTGGATCAAAGTTCCACCAGATGAAATAGTTAGCAGCCTAGCAGTTGCAGAAGCATCAAGTGTAACTGTGTGACCACTGCGAATGTTTATCGAAGTGGCATTTTGGTCAGGTACCAGTGTAGCACCATAAAAATTAACACCATCGTGCGAAGATTCCCATACAGAAGAACTGCTCCAGTTGCCTGATGAAGCCGTACGAAAATAATCAGTATTTAATGAGGTAAAGCCAGGTATTGCTACCGTTCCATAAAAACTAAATTCATCAATGCTAAATGTGCCGGCACCCACAGAAGCACCCCAAGCAAAAAAACGAAATGTTATCGAAGTAAGATTCTGATATGCAGTTCCGGAAAGATCAATAGTAGTTCCGCTAGTATTTGGAGTACCAATATCCGAAGCATAATTATCTGCACTAGAACGAAACGAAAACATTGTTGGGCCATTTCCTGATACCTGACTTAAGTAAACAAAATTGGAAAAATTTATTACATATCCGGGATCAGCGGTTAATGTGAAGTAAAAATATTTATTTGCACTTATTGTTGTAGATGCCCAGCTTTTTGCATTATACTGATCATTGCCATTAACACCTGCAATACCTGTTCCCCTACCTATACCTGAAACTGTAAGGTTCGATATCACAGTTTGACCAGTAATGTATGGATCATTTAAATTTGGATTAGTCCCTGTAATTGTATTTGTCCAAATTTGTGCAAACGTTGTGTTATCAATATATGCACAAAGAAGTATGCAAAGAAAAAATTTCATTTTCATAGTAATTAGTTTTGGGCAGGATAAATGGACTTAATACTGAGGTTTTGGCACGGATAACGAATAACAATCAAATCTAACAAAACTCCGGCAACTATAGATTTAAAATAAGCTGAATTAAAGAATAGACATGGCTTTTAAAGGTAAGATTCATTTAATCAGGAGGAATATGCAAAATCCAGAGCAGGTTTTAGCCTTTTAATTGTTATTCATATTGAAAATGAAAAATGACTTAGCTGCATTCGAAATATGATTTTACAATATTGGCTTTTTTTGGTTTAAATTTTTAAATACAGTACAAGTGTGCGACGCAAGAAAAGTTGAATAGCAATTATGCAGTCCGCTCAAAAAAATTTCTATTTATATTTTCGGTTAATTTGCGTTTACAAGCATCTTCATGTCAGGAATACGCAAACAGGCCATTATTTCAAGCATAGTTATTTATATTGGTGTTGCATTTGGGGTTCTCAATACTTATTTATTTGTTACAAAAGGAACTTTTACCCAGGATCAATATGCACTTACACGTTTATTTAATGATGTTGGTCAAAATTTTTATACACTGGCAAGTTTGGGTATTATCCCCATTGTTTATAAATTTTATCCTTATTATAAAGATAACCTTGAGGAAAAAGATATTGATCTTCTAAGCAGAGCTTTTGTATATGCGATGGTTGGATTTGTAATCGTAGCCATTGGAGCCTATTATTTTGAACCAATTGTGATAAGAAAATTTGGTAAGCGATCTCAGTTATTTGTTGACTACTATTTGTATATAATACCGTATTTTTTTGGCTTCTTGTTTTTTTCGCTGCTGGAGGGCTATGCATGGGCATTGCAGAAGACTATTCTTCCCAATTTTCTGAAGGAGACAGGCATGCGCGTCTATGTTATGCTGCTTGCAATCCTGTATTTTTTTAAGTGGATAGATTTTCCGCGTTTTATGCAATTGTTTTCACTGGCTTATATTTTAATTGCCCTCATTCTACTTATATATCTTCTTCGTACCGGGAAATTCAGGTTTAATTTTAAAACCAGCCGCGTAACAAAAAAGTTCAAAAAGAAAATGCTGAATATGCAGGTATTGATTTTTGGCGGTATAATTATTACATCTGTTGGTCAAACAATAGATGGACTTATCATTGCAAGTTTAAATGGTCTTGAGGACGCCGCTGTTTATTTACTAGCGCTTTATACTTCGAGTCTTATGCAAATCCCCATACGGAGTATGCAATCTATTGCGACTGGTGTATTAGTACGCCTGTGGAAAGATAAAAATATAAAAGAGATCAAGCGCATCTACTATCGTTCATCCATTAACCTGCTCTTAATTTCCTTAATTATTTTTGGGAATATATGGTTGAATATTGCTGACGGCCTGGAGATATTTAACGTACAGGAAGCTTATAAAGCGGGCATACCACTTGTACTTATTTTTGGTATAGTACGCCTTATAGACGCAGGCACAGGTTTAAATGCTCAGGTAATAGGCTCTTCGGTATATTGGCGGTTTGAATTTTTTAGCGGAGTTGTTATGCTTGCATTGCGTATACCCTTAGTATATCTTTTTATAAAAGAAAACGGTATAATTGGGTCGGTGTATGGCGATCTTATTTCTCTTTCGGTGTACAATTTTATTCGCTTTGAATTTCTGCGCCGAAAATTTGGGATGCAACCTTTCAGTATTAAAACACTGTATGCATTATTTCTTGGTATCTCAGCATACTTTATTACTTATTTTTTGTTTCAGCAATATCATGAATTTGTATTCCTGATCTTACGCAGTATCGTATTTTCGGGAATTATGGTAGCTGGTATTTTACTCTTGAAGTTAACGCCCGATGCCATGCAATTAATAGGAAATGCGCGAAAACGTTTTAATATTTTAAAGCAATATTTTACTAACATATTCCATTAAAGAAACTATGGTTTAGGAACGTAAGTTGAATACCTGTGTTACTGATAATTAGTAATAGTCTTAAGCATAATGGTTTTATAAAATTTCTAGCTTAAGCGATTATAAGAGTTATAAATAATTGATGAATCACTTTTTAAGGAAAATTTATACCCCTCAATTTTTTTTTGAAACTTACGGAGTGAATTTAATATTTGTGAAATAAGTTGTTATATTTACAAAAAATTCGTAGCCCTGTGTTTAAAAATGTACCCTTAGCATGCCATTTTAAAAAACCCAATAACAATTTTTGCGTATATATCTAAATTATAAACTTTTATAAAAATCAAACCCAATGAGAAAAAAAACACTTCTATTTGGTGGTGCGGTTGTGATGCTCGGTGCTATGATCCTTGTATCCTGTAATAAATCCGCTGAAATAAAATCCACTCCGATCGCAAATTCCACTACCGATAAGGTAATTAAGAGAACAATATCTCTTCAGGAATTAGCTGGCGCTGATGCTTCTGAACAGCTATCTTATGCTTTAGATCCACAACTTGCTGTAAGTGAAGCTGTAAATAGTGGCTCGTGCCCTCCAATTATTACGTACGATAATCCTGAAGGCGTATATCCCCGTACTGTTACCACTGATTATGGCTTTAGCTGCACATATGCAGCCGCAGGGATAACAAGAAGTGGTAAAGTTATCAGAACTTATTATGGTGATATGACCGACACTACTTCACTTAGTTATTATGTTGAAACATATGATAATTATTACGTAAAAAATGCAAAACTTGGGTGGGATAGTGTAAGAGTAGAAGGCAGTCTCAGAATGAGGCACGAATCTAAAAACAAAGATCCCCAAACTGCTTATCGTGAAACATTTAATAACAGAAAGTTTACCGAAATTAATGGTGATTATGTTATAGCAAATGGTGTTACCAGGCTTGTTAAAAGGGAAGATGATGGATTTTATCCTCAAGTAAGGGTACAAGGAAGATTTAAACTTACCGGTGTAACAACTGCAGATGCATTTAGTGGTGGCGTATCATATCAATATACAGATTCAATTGATGATAACGATCCAATTATATACAAACATTGTGAATACACTGTTGCAGGTACGAGATATATTAATTTCAGCAACCAACCTGCTTGGAAAATTGTTTACGGTACTTTAGTTAATGAGTGTGATGATCAGGCAGAACTAACAATAAACGGAGTAACAACAACTGTTACCCTTCCTATAGATACCTGGTAGCCGTTATAGACTTTATAAATAAAAAAGGATAGCTTTTAGCTATCCTTTTTTATTTATAATATCATTAATGAAATCTCATTCCATTTGTCAATCCTTTAGCATTTTCTTATGTAAGGTTGTAAAATTGTATGCGTAAACATGTGTATAAAGATTTTTTAAATCTTGATATCAAATTGTTAATTAACTTGTATAATCAACCAAATAATTACTATTTGCGTAAATGATACAGGCAATGAAAAAAATAAGGATGACTATGTTTAACAGCAGTATCTTTCTCGGAGTATTGTTATTTGTTTCATGCGCGGAGCATAAAGGTCAAACGATGGATATAACAACCGAAAAACTGAAGTCCAATACTATCTACGATACAGCAACTTTTGGTACAGGCTGCTTTTGGTGCACAGAAGCTATTTTTCAACGCCTTAATGGAGTAGTAAAAGTTACGAGTGGTTATGGGGGTGGCGAAATTTTGAATCCCACTTATGAAGAAGTGTGTAGTGGTACTACAGGGCATGCGGAATGTTGTCAGATTATTTACGATCCCGAAGTTGTTTCCTTCGATGAGCTATTGGAAGTGTTTTGGAAAACACATGACCCTACCACATTGAACAGGCAAGGCAATGATGTGGGGACACAATACCGTAGCGTTATTTTTTATCATACAGCTGATCAAAAAGAAAAAGCAGAACATTACAAAAAAGAGCTTGATTCAAGTGGCGCCTTCAACAATCCTATTGTTACTGCAATAGAACCTTACAAGAATTTTTATTCTGCAGAAGCATATCACCAGGAATATTATAATTCGAACCCTGGTCAGATGTACTGCAGATTTGTAATACTACCGAAAGTGGAAAAATTTGAAAAAGTTTTTAAAGATAAACTTAAGAGAACGGGTATTACTCAAAAGTAGCCGACAACAAACTGTTGCAAAATTTTTTGAACGTACATGTGAGTGACACACCAACAGGTGATTAATATTGTAAAAGCCGGCAGCATAAATTGAGTTTTTATTTTTTTGTTCCCGGCTTAGATATTTTATAGAATCGTCCCTTGCGTCGCACTCTTGTACTATATAATGTATGGCATAATAAAGCGAATGATTTTTCCTCACTAAAAATATTTACTTGCAACCATCTACCATACAACTGCTTCGTTTGCCTTTTTCTTATTTCCTTATGCCTGTTTTCTTTTTTGCACTAAGTTTTGTGAAAGACACAAATATTCCAGATACGATTCTTGCCTTTATAATAATACATTTATTGTTATACCCGGCAAGTAATGGTTATAACAGTTATATGGACAGGGATACAGATAGCATAGGAGGTATTAAAAGCCCAATGCAGCCAACCATAGAATTGTTTTATACAACTATTATAATGGATGCAGCAGCAATTATTTTATCATTCTTTATAGGCTGGTGGTTTACTGCAGCCTTGTTAACTTATATCGTTTGCTCACGCCTTTATAGTTATAGACGTATCAGGTTGAAAAGATTCCCTTTTATTGGATATATAACCGTGATATTAAACCAGGGAGCATTAATGTTTGCAATGGTCTATTATGCCGCAGAATCGATTGGGGATTCACAGGTTCCTTTGATACCATTGATAGCCGCATCTTTTTTGATTGGGGGATTTTATCCCATAACACAAATTTATCAGCATGTAACTGACAAAGAGGACGGCGTACAAACTATAAGTATGTTATTAGGAAAAAGAGGTACATTTATTTTATGTGGCATTATGTATGCAATAGCATTAACGTTATTATTTATTCAGTACTGGAGTACAAACAATATAAATTCATTTTTTA
Coding sequences within it:
- a CDS encoding YHS domain-containing (seleno)protein, giving the protein MKISLVLAGALLMCSGLKAQKSPVFIEGKTAINGYDAVAYFSEHMPVKGDKKFSYEWNGADWYFSKQSNLDSFKISPQKYAPQFGGYCAYGMAQGHKAPTDPMAWAIVNNKLYLNYNKDVQGLWKQKQDEYIQTAEKNWPKLKDKE
- the msrA gene encoding peptide-methionine (S)-S-oxide reductase MsrA, whose amino-acid sequence is MKKIRMTMFNSSIFLGVLLFVSCAEHKGQTMDITTEKLKSNTIYDTATFGTGCFWCTEAIFQRLNGVVKVTSGYGGGEILNPTYEEVCSGTTGHAECCQIIYDPEVVSFDELLEVFWKTHDPTTLNRQGNDVGTQYRSVIFYHTADQKEKAEHYKKELDSSGAFNNPIVTAIEPYKNFYSAEAYHQEYYNSNPGQMYCRFVILPKVEKFEKVFKDKLKRTGITQK
- a CDS encoding UbiA family prenyltransferase; translated protein: MQPSTIQLLRLPFSYFLMPVFFFALSFVKDTNIPDTILAFIIIHLLLYPASNGYNSYMDRDTDSIGGIKSPMQPTIELFYTTIIMDAAAIILSFFIGWWFTAALLTYIVCSRLYSYRRIRLKRFPFIGYITVILNQGALMFAMVYYAAESIGDSQVPLIPLIAASFLIGGFYPITQIYQHVTDKEDGVQTISMLLGKRGTFILCGIMYAIALTLLFIQYWSTNNINSFFILQLFFVPVVFYFLKWVVNVWKDEKEANFKNTMRMNTLASSCTNLAFITLTILKHLG
- a CDS encoding T9SS type A sorting domain-containing protein, producing the protein MKMKFFLCILLCAYIDNTTFAQIWTNTITGTNPNLNDPYITGQTVISNLTVSGIGRGTGIAGVNGNDQYNAKSWASTTISANKYFYFTLTADPGYVINFSNFVYLSQVSGNGPTMFSFRSSADNYASDIGTPNTSGTTIDLSGTAYQNLTSITFRFFAWGASVGAGTFSIDEFSFYGTVAIPGFTSLNTDYFRTASSGNWSSSSVWESSHDGVNFYGATLVPDQNATSINIRSGHTVTLDASATARLLTISSGGTLIHTNGISLGISDDGTNTNDFIINGTYVLKGTQPAITSPTKSQVNGLVRVDDNINGESDDFARNSQITFRSASVFQWNTTQLFETGTSGIMTYMPSSSVGAIFRVSANLDQVGSSGTNSILFNSKFEVATGYTVKFVRNGFKYFRDGLGGGGTIVHQSITGGAIANCGLFQITGTNAVIDGTITIDIEHTTPTTDFEISGTATISGSPIINIGKPVTNENDATFVISGTVINNSSIPINLANGNLYVSGHISGTGTFTASSTLTKITIAKSTSGTAGVLNFTSGANTVKDFIMGLTTTFPQSSPTSRIAIGTPLTISDSLTLTLGIIVTGNNLLTWNNSGGKLVSPTGTNYANSFIATCDQSGNALTVTGVDPFATSPFTGDAGFRINNVKGSSLVTFPVGPDLSRPNRIGINPGNLTGTDITVIVGKGDILYTPQPRVNRIWYVHASNQANVAESGIRLYFTKYNWSTSLFGVNQDEIEYGFISGSVYVGRKDYSSPGNYLSHRSTPRDVGSLDETEGYADYQLNTGIGSFVPGYYKFSAGNFGTIILPVTLTNLKAYQQGNNIAINWSALNELNVDHYEAEHSNDGIHFETVSKAIAFNNGNQQNNYKAIDKNPSAGKNFYRIKSVDKDGTVHYTSIVSLVIGVGKIFISVIPNPVQNKSINLQLNNIPAGIYILILYNTAGQRIYAGNIVHAGGSSSQGITLSSQIKTGTYILQLQNQNNHYTQKIIIE
- a CDS encoding lipopolysaccharide biosynthesis protein — encoded protein: MSGIRKQAIISSIVIYIGVAFGVLNTYLFVTKGTFTQDQYALTRLFNDVGQNFYTLASLGIIPIVYKFYPYYKDNLEEKDIDLLSRAFVYAMVGFVIVAIGAYYFEPIVIRKFGKRSQLFVDYYLYIIPYFFGFLFFSLLEGYAWALQKTILPNFLKETGMRVYVMLLAILYFFKWIDFPRFMQLFSLAYILIALILLIYLLRTGKFRFNFKTSRVTKKFKKKMLNMQVLIFGGIIITSVGQTIDGLIIASLNGLEDAAVYLLALYTSSLMQIPIRSMQSIATGVLVRLWKDKNIKEIKRIYYRSSINLLLISLIIFGNIWLNIADGLEIFNVQEAYKAGIPLVLIFGIVRLIDAGTGLNAQVIGSSVYWRFEFFSGVVMLALRIPLVYLFIKENGIIGSVYGDLISLSVYNFIRFEFLRRKFGMQPFSIKTLYALFLGISAYFITYFLFQQYHEFVFLILRSIVFSGIMVAGILLLKLTPDAMQLIGNARKRFNILKQYFTNIFH